One Candidatus Aegiribacteria sp. genomic window, TAGAAATGAGTCCTGAATCCAGAAAAAAGGAAACGGAAAAATGAAAATACTGAATGAGAACGCTCCAAATCTTATTGCCCCTGGACATTTTCTGGAGAAAACGGCTGTAATGACTGCAAGAGCAGTAATTGCACAAACCGCGAACGGATTGAGATTCCAGACTGGCGGCAGAGGGAAACCCATCTGGATCAGTATGGACTGAAGTCGGAAATAATTCAATCCTAAATTGAGCCCGTCAGAGTCTATGGCAATACTGAAGTCAGCAATGCTCCGCAACACGACAAACATAACAATCAGGAAGAGAAGACCTGACCATAGCATACGATCGGATTTGACTGTTTCCTTTATTGAGCGTTTTTTTACCAGGATACTCCAGGCAGGAAGAAGCAGACAGTAAAAGATACCCGTGTCTTTTGAGAGTGTAGACAGAATTACAAAAAGCAGGGTAAGTGTGAAAAGAAGTTTCCGGTGTTCATTTTTTATGAAAGACATATCGTAAGTGAAGAGCGCCGCAATGGTAAACAGTGTAACCAGGCGATCGTTTCTTCCATATATCTTTAACAGAGACATGCATTGCGAAGGATGAACTGTCCAAAGGCAGACAGCGATGGCGGCGGTGAGAAAGCCGAATTGTCGTTTCAGCAGGAAAAATGCCAGGCAATAGCACACCCATGAAAGGAGGAGGTCTGTCACATGATACATTCGCGCGTCAGTATCCCAGAGTACATAATCAGACAGGATGGAAAGGCAGTAGATCGGTCTGAATATATCCCACTGTACCGATTCGGTAACTGCCCATGGAATGTTGTCATTCCCTTGAAACTGGAACGGAATAATGAAACGACCGATGGTTTCCGTATCGAAAGGGGTCCTGAGAACGTCAGGTATAATAGTAGTTACAAAGAGCGGATAAAACATGAGAACGAGTAATATTAAAAATATATGGCGCTTAATCACTTAATTCCCTGTTTCGGTTCTGCTTCGTGTCAAGCAGCTCTTTTGTGCTCCTGAAACCCAGCCCCAGGTAATGAAGGGCCATCACCGACAGCAGGAGTGAATACACATTCATAAAGCCATGGTCAAGTACGGCTATAGTAAATGCGGTGCTTTCCGAGACACCGAATCCGGTGAGAAGCATAACCATCATCCCTTCGTAGATTCCCAGACCATTTGGTGTTAATGGAAGGATCTTCGTTACAGTTGATAGCAGCATAACGAACGAAGTCCCGGCGAAGGAGAGCTTTACCCCGAAAACAAGAAGGAAGATGAAGAGGGTGAGAATATCAAATATCCAGACCAGCATCGATACGAGCAGAACCGTGAAGAGTCGTTCCGGGTTTTTCCTCATCTGCTCGGCAAGCTCGGTGACGGAGCTCCTTAGTTTTTTCAGCGGTCCTATCAGCATTTTCCGGAAGATGGAAGGATGGAAAACAAACAGCCAGCCGGTAAGAGCGAGAAGAAGCATCAGGACTGACATCGTAACGATATAGGAGAGATAGTTCGCTGCGATTGATCCGGAGACAAAAATAACACTGAACAGAGTCAGGAGTATCACGGCCGCAAGATCCATGGCTCTTACCAGGAAAGCCGCGAAGGTTCCTGAAGTGTAGTTCAGCATTTTCTTTTTGTGCAAGTAAATGACTTTTATAGAATCTCCGAGTTTTGCGGGAATAATCATATTCGCCATATCAGCCACCAGCTCAATTCCAAGAGCTTCGAATAAACCTGTTTTAACTTTCAGCAGGGAGAGTATCATTCTGAAACGGATGCCGCGAAGCAGCCATGATATTGAATAAACTATGACGAGAGGAATAAGCACTATCGGCTTGACTTCCTGAAGGTTCTGCACGAAATGCTCAAATCCCGTTTTTGAGGCAATGAGGATAAGAATTGCCATTCCTGCAAGGGCAGAAAAGACATGCATTACGATTTTTCTTCTGCTGCTGTTCGAGTTTGAATGCATACTATCTATTCAGCGGGTGTTTGTTCACGTATATTTCTATGATCTCATTTGTATTTTTTGTCAATACGGTCATCATCTCAATTCAATTGAGTAATATAAATAAACCAAAAAGCAATCACTCAAAAGAGAGATGATGATTGCCAGGGGTAAATTGACACAATCCGGTGGCAATGTCCAGAGGGCTGTTATGAATCCTTACGGGTGATTATGTTTTTGTACTGTAAATCAAACAGTCTGGAGAAGGATGTTAAAAATCAGTGTAATCGTTCCCGCCTTTAACGAGGCTCAATCTGTAAAACAGACGATTCTCGGTATTCAGCGAATACTCGGCAGTTCGGATTTATCAGGAGAGATACTCCTGATCGATGACGGTTCCACCGATGAAACAGCCGAACTGGCGGGAAAGACCGGCGCGAAGGTTCTTAGGCATCAGAACAATCTGGGATATGGTGCTTCGCTTAAAACGGGTATCAGGAACGCCAGCTACGATACCATTGTAATAACCGATGCTGACAGTACATACCCGATTGATATGATACCCGAACTTCTGAATCGCATGGAGAAAACCGATGCGGATATGGTTGTCGGCGCGAGAACCGGTGATAAGGTAAATGTGCCGCTTACCCGAAAACCATTCAAGTGGGTTGTTCGCCGTCTGGCCCAGTACATCGTCAAAAGACCTATCCCGGACTTGAACTCCGGGCTGAGGGTGTTTCGAAAAGATCTGGCTCTCCGCTATTACAACATATACCCGAACGGCTTCTCATTCACTTCGACAATTACAGTTGCTTCAATGTGTGATAATTTCATAGTGGAGTATGTACCGATCAATTATCATCAACGTGAAGGCAAATCCAAGATCGTCCCGGCAGATTTTTTTTCGTTCGTTATGCTTGTTCTGCGCTTATCAGTTCTTTTCAGACCTCTCAGAGTGTTTATTCCAGTATCGATTTTCTGTTTTTCAGTTGGCTTCCTGAAGCTTATTCATGATGTTATTATGACTATCGGCATTTCCCGCGATACAGGGGCGAGCCTGCTGGTTCTCCCGGTTGTCTCATCCACAGCAGTAACTTTCCTTCTCGCGTCTCTGCAGATCCTGCTTGTTGGAATGGTTGCTGAAGCTCTTTCAAAGCGCAGCTTCAGAGCTGAATTCATTCACGAAAAAAAAGACTGATATATGTGTGGCTTTGCAGGGGGATTGCTCTTCAATTCCCAGATGTTCCATAATGCTGAGCTCCTTTCAAGAATGGGAACCGTTCTGGCTCACAGGGGACCGGATGACAAAGGACAGATGATTCAAGGTCCCTGCGGACTCGTTCATCGAAGGTTGAGCATCATAGATCTGAGCAGATCAGGTCATCAGCCCATGAGCAATGAGGATGAAAGCATCTGGATTGTCTATAACGGCGAGGTATACAACTTCCTGGAACTCCGAAAACAATACAATCTCGACGCTGAAGGGCACATTTTCCGATCCAGAACTGATACAGAGGTTCTTATACACCTTTACGAAACAATGGGAGATTGTTTTCTTGATGTTCTGAATGGCATGTATTCAATTGCCCTGTGGGACGGAAGGAAGAGGAAACTCCTTCTTGCCAGGGATCCCTTCGGAATAAAACCCCTGTTTTACACCACAACAAAAGAAGGTTTCTGGTTCGCTTCCGAGATAAAGGCGCTTCTTGAAGTAAACGGAGTGGAAAGGGAGCCTTCTCTGCAGGCCCTGCATCATTTCCTTTCCTTCGATTATGTGCCCGGTTCTCTAACTCCGTTCGAGAACATTTACGAACTGCTGCCCGGTAGAGCCATGTGGATTGACTGGGAAACGAAAGTAAGGTCCGAGTGGCGGTTTTTCGACTTTAATTACACAGAGGACGAATCGATATCCTCCGAATTTGCCTGCGCCCACAGCAGAGAACTGCTTCAGAAGGCTGTAGAGCGTACCCTTATCTCAGATGTTCCGGTAGGTGTGATGCTTTCGGGAGGAATGGATTCCAGCGCCCTTACAGCCCTGATGGCCCGTGCAAAGGGAAGCAGTGACTTTCATACTTTCTCCCTGGGCTTTGAAGACAGCAGCTTTGATGAATCGGATTATGCGGAGATCGTGGCGAAAGTTGTTGGTACAAAACATCACAGAATAGAAGTAACACCCGAAAAAGTTGCTGATCTCCTTCCCCGGTACCTTGCCCACATAGACGAACCTTACGGAGACGGTTCAGCTATCCCCACATGGCTTCTGGCGGAAAAAGCTTCGGACCTTGTCACGGTGCTTCTGTCCGGTGAGGGAGGCGACGAGGTATATTCAGGTTACGATACCCATGCTGCCTGCAAAGCCAGGAAACTCTATAGAAAAACCGTGCCGCGTTTCATAAGGCAGAAAGTTATCAGATATCTGGCTGAAAGACTTCCCGTATCCCACAGGAAACTGAGTTTTGAATTCAAGGCGAAAAGATTCACAGAGGGTACCGAACTGGATACTCCAGGCTCACACTATTTCTGGCGGGTTGTTCTATCGGCTGATGCCAAGCGGAAAGTGCTGAGCAATCCTGATCGTTTCGATGAATTCCCGGACTCTTCACAGTTCTTCAGGGATATATATACTGGTTGTAATGCTGAATCCGACCTGAACAGACTGCTTTGTATCGATGCTTCCTGTCACCTTCCCCATGATCTTATGGTAAAGAACGACAGAATGACAATGGCCCACTCCATAGAGGCAAGAGTTCCCTTCACCGATGTGGAACTGTTCCGTTTTCTCTCCAGCGTACCTGTCAAGTACAAGTTTCCTGGAATGAACAGGAAATATCTGCTGAGAAATTCCATGAAGGATCTTCTTCCCGCCTCCATCATCAAAAAGAAAAAAGTCGGCCTGGAGATGCCCTATTCCAGGTGGCTGCGGAAAGAACTGAAAGATATAGCTCTGGACTATCTCTGTCCTTCCAGACTTTCCTCTACCGGGCTTTTCAATGCAATGGGAGTTGAGAAACTCTGGCAACAGCACGACAGGGGGGAAATGGACCATGGCAGAGCCCTCTGGGGGATACTGAATTACATGATGTGGCATGAAATGTACATCTCCACCACGAATTACAAATCCTACATCAATCCGGGAGTTGCACGCCTGTGAAATATAAAATTGCTGTTCTCGGAGCAGGCCCGGCGGGATTGTGGACAGCTCTTTCGCTTCTGGAGAAATTCAATGATCTTGAGATAACGGTTATCGAGAAAGAAAACTGCCCCGGGGGGATCACGGCGAGTTTTCAGTACAAAGGAATGATCTTTGACTACGGAAGTCACAGACTCCATCCCGCAGCTGATCCCCGGCTGTTGAATAAAATTCGCAAGATGCTCGGGAGCGATCTTCTAGAAAGACCCCGCAACGGGAGAATATGGCTCGAAGGAAGGTTCATCGCCTTTCCATTGAATCCCGTCAATCTCCTGTTCAATCTTCCCTTTTCTTTTTCATCCGGTGTAATGCTCGATTCTCTGGTATCCTCTTTCAGGCGTAAAAAAGAAGGTATTTCATTTGAAGATACCCTCCTCTCCGGGCTTGGGAAAACCATCAGCAGCAGATTCTATTTCCCCTATGCAAGAAAACTCTGGGGGCTTCCCCCCTCAAAACTTTCTCCCGTACAGGCCAGAAAGCGGATCGCGTCCGGAAGTATCGGAAAGATGATTGGAAAAGCGCTCTCTTCCATCTCGGGATCTTCGCGAAAGACAGGCATCTTCTACTATCCCAGGCAGGGTTTCGGTCAGATAGC contains:
- a CDS encoding flippase-like domain-containing protein, whose product is MHSNSNSSRRKIVMHVFSALAGMAILILIASKTGFEHFVQNLQEVKPIVLIPLVIVYSISWLLRGIRFRMILSLLKVKTGLFEALGIELVADMANMIIPAKLGDSIKVIYLHKKKMLNYTSGTFAAFLVRAMDLAAVILLTLFSVIFVSGSIAANYLSYIVTMSVLMLLLALTGWLFVFHPSIFRKMLIGPLKKLRSSVTELAEQMRKNPERLFTVLLVSMLVWIFDILTLFIFLLVFGVKLSFAGTSFVMLLSTVTKILPLTPNGLGIYEGMMVMLLTGFGVSESTAFTIAVLDHGFMNVYSLLLSVMALHYLGLGFRSTKELLDTKQNRNRELSD
- a CDS encoding glycosyltransferase family 2 protein; amino-acid sequence: MLKISVIVPAFNEAQSVKQTILGIQRILGSSDLSGEILLIDDGSTDETAELAGKTGAKVLRHQNNLGYGASLKTGIRNASYDTIVITDADSTYPIDMIPELLNRMEKTDADMVVGARTGDKVNVPLTRKPFKWVVRRLAQYIVKRPIPDLNSGLRVFRKDLALRYYNIYPNGFSFTSTITVASMCDNFIVEYVPINYHQREGKSKIVPADFFSFVMLVLRLSVLFRPLRVFIPVSIFCFSVGFLKLIHDVIMTIGISRDTGASLLVLPVVSSTAVTFLLASLQILLVGMVAEALSKRSFRAEFIHEKKD
- the asnB gene encoding asparagine synthase (glutamine-hydrolyzing) translates to MLFNSQMFHNAELLSRMGTVLAHRGPDDKGQMIQGPCGLVHRRLSIIDLSRSGHQPMSNEDESIWIVYNGEVYNFLELRKQYNLDAEGHIFRSRTDTEVLIHLYETMGDCFLDVLNGMYSIALWDGRKRKLLLARDPFGIKPLFYTTTKEGFWFASEIKALLEVNGVEREPSLQALHHFLSFDYVPGSLTPFENIYELLPGRAMWIDWETKVRSEWRFFDFNYTEDESISSEFACAHSRELLQKAVERTLISDVPVGVMLSGGMDSSALTALMARAKGSSDFHTFSLGFEDSSFDESDYAEIVAKVVGTKHHRIEVTPEKVADLLPRYLAHIDEPYGDGSAIPTWLLAEKASDLVTVLLSGEGGDEVYSGYDTHAACKARKLYRKTVPRFIRQKVIRYLAERLPVSHRKLSFEFKAKRFTEGTELDTPGSHYFWRVVLSADAKRKVLSNPDRFDEFPDSSQFFRDIYTGCNAESDLNRLLCIDASCHLPHDLMVKNDRMTMAHSIEARVPFTDVELFRFLSSVPVKYKFPGMNRKYLLRNSMKDLLPASIIKKKKVGLEMPYSRWLRKELKDIALDYLCPSRLSSTGLFNAMGVEKLWQQHDRGEMDHGRALWGILNYMMWHEMYISTTNYKSYINPGVARL